Proteins encoded together in one Thermoanaerobaculia bacterium window:
- a CDS encoding methylated-DNA--[protein]-cysteine S-methyltransferase, whose product MEITEMKIDSPLGPLCVAASDDGLCRISFPDAVANRTRAERPRVAPSAARKALLDRIRRALDRYFSGAREDFEGIPLDPGGTQFQRRVWDCLRTIPAGETRSYGEIARAIGRPRAVRAVGSANRVNPIPIVVPCHRVIGSDGALRGYAGRLDRKEWLLRHEGAVAPGKKTARLF is encoded by the coding sequence ATGGAAATCACGGAAATGAAGATCGACTCTCCCCTCGGACCGCTGTGCGTCGCGGCGAGCGACGACGGCCTGTGCCGAATCTCCTTTCCGGACGCGGTCGCGAATCGAACGCGCGCCGAACGGCCCCGCGTCGCGCCGAGCGCGGCCCGGAAGGCGCTCCTCGACCGGATTCGCCGCGCGCTCGATCGCTATTTCTCGGGAGCACGGGAGGATTTCGAGGGGATTCCACTCGATCCCGGCGGCACGCAATTCCAGCGGCGGGTGTGGGACTGCCTGCGAACCATCCCCGCGGGCGAGACCCGCTCGTACGGCGAGATCGCCCGCGCGATCGGACGTCCGCGCGCGGTCCGCGCCGTCGGAAGCGCGAACCGCGTCAACCCGATCCCGATCGTCGTTCCCTGCCACCGGGTGATCGGGAGCGACGGGGCTCTTCGCGGCTACGCCGGCCGGTTGGATCGAAAGGAATGGCTCCTGCGGCACGAAGGGGCCGTCGCCCCCGGAAAGAAAACAGC